gaagctcttctgcgaaccttgcagaactagcactcctgaaagaaaggatattgcggagacatgggttagccacagcctgggggatgtttccagaatgagattctcactctgcagcacttgcccgcgaaaggcaaaggtccccagttcgagtctcgtccgggcacacagttttaatctaccaggaagtttcatatcagcgcacactccgctgcagagtgagaatctcattctggaatgtaaatACTGTTCTGAAGTTTAGTGATTTGCTGTTTGTAGAGAAATTAGCATCTGATTTCTAGCTACCAATAACAGCTTGAGACAGTCAAGTTGAGTAATGCTGTTAAAATACTGAGTGAGATTTTTATATTTCCGTAGGCATGCCTTTTTATACTTCCTCTGTGGCGAAATACCACCGCACAGGGGAAAACTATGCTGCTAGATGTGATATTTCTCCATCTAAGCCAATACTTGTTCCGGTAAGACCAAAATACGACGTTTTAGTGTAAACTAACGTAGGAAAAGCATTGTAAAACAGCGGCGTTTGATGTGACTGACCAGAGTTGTGCTGAATAGGCAGACGTAGATTACTTCTAGATCCAGTTGCTTGTCGAAACGTACCTGGCATCCGATTACTTCGTCATAGGCAAAGAGGGCGGACGACTCCTGGAACATCATGTCGACCTCAAACGCCTCCGTCTCGCTGACGGTGAAGCGCGCCCTGCGCGTGGCGTTGACCTTGAACTGCTCGTTCCAGGCGCCGTTGAAGTAGAGGGCGCTGGCCACGGCGAGCACGGTGTCCGCGCCCAGGGGCTGCTCCAGCATCCTGGGGATCTTGGAGCGCGTCTTGTCCGACACCCACTGGTTGATGATGGTTGTCGCCTCTGTCGGGTGGCCGGCGAAGTCCACGGCGAGCACTTCCGAAGACAGGACGTTCCTCACGGTCTGCTCGTAGATGGGACTGAGAGAGACCCTCTTGTCCAGGACGACAGCGTTCGCCAAGCTTGCCGTCACCGCCTGCAGGGAAACCCACACTTTGCTTTAGAGAAACCGAGAACGTTCTGGAACTTAAcggtctgaaattttgccggaGCTCATGTTTACTATTTTAATCGGTGGACCGATGGAGAGAAGACCAGTCACGTTAAAATAATAAATGCTTCGAAAAATACTTATTGGACATATACGGTTTAGAGCTATATGTTTTAGACGAAACTGGCTCACGATCAGTGTACGTCGACAGCTTATGAAGCCTGAATTACCGTAGTAAATTCTCGGCGGAAAAATGACCCTGTAGTACCACGAAAAAGGCAAATATAATACTCTTTCAAAGACTGGCGAAAGTGAGGAACCACCTGCCCCAAACCTCATCCCATGTTCAAGAaaaattttttgtgctccgactggaacgttttccgctggttcccttctttgatGTGGTACATCAGGTTGCGCTGCTTAAGTAAAGCTAATTCTGcaaatcagttcagttcttacagTTCATTTACATCATGAGAAGCATTTACGTACActgacatataaacaacaaataagtacactcaagtttcacacaaaatcgttagcaTCATATTTTTTCTGGATACTTCTACCTATTGATCGCTTTTCATGGAAACACCCGGCTTACGATTTTTGTCTTGAGGGGATTATGACGTCAAAGGAGCagactttgagcaggagaggcaccacaggacattttaatttccactgtgtctacttttacaaataaattcacaaaactttgtcagcatgacttagaaggattcaggattcacacttacaacagtggaagttcaaacgaacagaattttccaaatctattaaaaactgtgctaaaattGAGGTGGtggtgttgcggtcttcagtcctgagactggtttgatgcagctctccatgctactctatcctgtgcaagcttcttcatctcccagtacctactgcaacctacatccttctgaatctgctcagtgtattcatctcgtggcctccctctacgatttttaccctccacggtgccctccaatactaaattggtgatcccttgatgcctcataacatgtcttaccaaccgatcccttcttctagtcaagttgtgccacaaacttctcttctccccagttctattcaacacctccccaTTAGTTctattgaggtaattaactataaaatttgagtttttctaaacatgaagttaaaATCTAACAGATCATTTTTtccataaattctagagtttcatgcacctctaagtatggtttgtatgctgtgcaaacttCATCGAAGAACCTCTCTTACTGATGAAGGAAAGTGTACTTGTAGCAACacatgcagccaataccaagtgcaaaaaaattattttgttatgtttttgaacttttacTGCTACGAGTGTCCACTGCTGTTAGTGTgattcctgaatccttcctggtcattctgacaaagttttatgaatttgtgaaactatagacagtggaaattaaaatgtcctgtggtgcctctcctgctccaagtcagcccgtttgacgtcctacctcccttaattgAGTGAAaacgttattagaaatattttactgaatttgcagtcctTCCGTTTGTACATAATTTTTGGCAGTTAAGACCACTTTTAGCTCGTTTTGTCACAGCAGTCCCACATTTGTATAGGCGTGAGGTGCCCATTCACAGACAGCGCATtttaagttttattggtgaaaaaaaaaaaacgctgactAAAAACAGTTTGATGATCGCAGAACGTTTGCGATGACCCCATAACCATTGCCACGTGTTCACTACGACAGTGAAAATTACATTTATGCTTCAGACCGGGAATTAAGTGCAGAAGTACGGTAAATTTGAGCCTCTATATCcgtaaaaatgatatcgaaacaaatttcgaagtacctCGACAGTATCATCTTAAGTACATATGGTAACCATTTCAACGATCTTCCATACTTCTCATAcctagaaggtgggaatttaaggagatgggacctggataaactgaaagaaccagaggttgtacagagtttcaggaagagcataagggaacaattgacaggaatgggggaaagaaatacagtagaagaagaatgggtagctttcagggatgaaatagtgaaggcagcagacgatcaagtaggtaacaaggcgAGAGCTagcagaaatccatgggtaacagaagaaatattgaatttaattgatgaaaggagaaaatataaaaatgtagtaaatgaagcaggcaaaaagaaatacaaacgtctcaaaaatgagatcgacaggaagtgcaaaatggctaagcaggcatgactagaggacaaatgtaaggacgtagaggcttatctcactaggggtaagatagatactgcctacaggaaaattaaagagacctttggagaaaagagagccacttgcatgaatatcaagagctcagatggaaacccagttctaagcaaagaggggaaagcagaaaggtggaaggagtatatagagggtctatacaagggcgatgcacttgaggacaatattatggaaatggaagaggatgtagatgaagatgaaatgggagatacgatctgcgtgaagagttcgacagagcactgaaagacttaagtcgaaacaaggcccccggagtagacaacattgcattagaactactgataggcttgggagagccagtcttggtaaaactctaccatctggtgagcaagatgtatgagacaggcgtaatgccctcagactttaagaagaatataataattccagtcctaaAGAAagtaggtgatgacagatgtgaacattacaggacgatcagtttaataagtcacagctgcaaaatactaacgcgaattctttacagacgaatggaaaaactggcagacacctacctcgaggaagatcagttgggattccgtagaaatgttggagcacgttaggcaatactgaccctacgacttatcttacaagaaagattaaggaaaggcaaacctacgtttctagcatttgtagagaaagcttttgacaatgttgactggaatactctttccaaTTCttaaggtatcaggggtaaaatacagggagcgaaaggctatttacaatttgtacagatggcagttataagagtcgaagggcatgaaggggaagcagtggttgggaagggagtgagacagggttgtagcctctcccctatgctattcaatctgtatattgagcaagcagtaaaggaaacgaaagaaaagttcggagtaggtattaaaatccatggagtagaaataaaaactttgaggttcgccgatgacattgtaattctgtcagagacagcaaaggaccaggaagagcagctgaacggaccgtgtcttgaaaggaggatataagatgaacatcaacaaaagtaaaacgaggataatggaatgtagtcgaattaagtcgggtgatgctgagggaattagattaggaaatgagacacttaaagtagtaaaggagttttgctatttggggagcaaaataactgatgatggtagaagtagagaggatataaaatgcagactggcaatggcaaggaaagcgtttctgaagaagagaaatttgttaacatcgagtattgatttaagtgtcaggaagtcgtttctggaagtatttgtatggagtgtagccatgtatggaagtgaaacatggacgataactagtttggacaagaagagaatagaagctttctaaatgtggtgctacagaagaatgctgaagattagatgggtagatcacataactaatgaggaggtattgaatagaattggggagaagagaagtttgtggcacaacttgactagaagaagggatcggttggtaggatatgttctgaggcatcaagggataaccaatttactattggagggcagggtggagggtaaaaatcgtgaagGGAGACCAatgtatgaatacactaagcagattcagaagaatggaggctgcagtaggtactgggagatgaagcagcttgcacaggatagagtagcatggagagctgcatcaaaccagtctcaggactgaagacaacaacaacaacaacaacaacaacaacaacaacaacaacaacatacctaaaGATAGTGGTTTTTCACGGTTTGCTCAGGAACCGCTCACGAATAACGTGATTTTATAAACCGTCTAAGATCCACCCAAGACCACACCTAACGCTAAAGAACCACCCTGGAGGAAACGTGTAATGTTTACATTTTGACCCTATACTGTAGGGTAGCTTCAGTATGCCCGTACTCCAGATAGGTATACGTATGGTCCCCAAGACAAGGGCTAAGCGAAACAATTGTTTATCTTTTAACAATAGTACCCGGGTAGAACACAAAGAAAATCCGCATTTGAGGGAACGTGTAACTACTTATTGACTATAACGCATAAGATAAATTTTTCGGAGCTCTAACGATAACGCCCTTGTGGAGAAGTCTCTTTTGAAGTGAAGTGCTCCAAGACGATGCTTATTTCGCACCGAAAGAGGGTCTGCATAACCTTCCTATTGACTGTTCAAAATTTCTTTAGCTTGCGCAATGAGAGATGATCCTATTGATCACTCATCTTTTGTGACTGATGTACTCAGGATGGTGCTGGCTTTCTAAACGCGCCGATTAAGCTGTTTACATAGACCAAAACGACCCTGTTACAATTTTGGAGTCACGTACTTGTGCATCCATCCTGCACAGGAACTGGTTGTTCGGGTACTAAAGGACTGAACAGCGAATCACACCCTCGGTCAAGGCTTAGTTCATCTGGAATTAGTGACTTTTGTCAGAAATGTGATCGGAGTATGAAGATATGCAGGAGAGTGGATTTGTGCCATATGACGTACAATGCGGTGTTGTCAGCCGTGACTAATATTTATAGTTGCTGCAGTGCCACCCAGCGTTATACAGCATTTTATATCACTGTAGCTTGAACACTGAGTGTTGTTTGCAGTcaaaaggtggtaagcctgactcAGACGAGGATCATGGTCACTGACTTGTTACAATTTGCGACCTTCCGGTTACGCGGTGACTTGCTGCAATGAAACGTCCACCACCATTATGTTATTTTCCTGGCTATCAATAGATTCACTGAAAAAACCTTTCCTTAGTGAAGTATGATAGATGATAGTTGTACGGGTAATTGTACATATTAAGTGTGGACGAccgcaatggtgtgtggcggagatagGGAACAGAGTGAATCTTGGCGCCTGCCCATAGCTTACAGTTCTGTCCTCCGCAGAGGTTAACGTCACATTCCGGACAGACCGATCATTATCAACACTGTAGGGGGTGCCCTCACTCAATAATACACTCTTGTCCCTTCTGCCGTAAAGGCAAAGGGAAAAATTGTCGACAGCACGTGGCATGCCCGGAGAGTCACCCCATATCGGTCCAAGTAGTGGCCGCGCCCAACGCTGCTTAACCTAGGTGATCTGACCGAAAACTGTGTACCCGTCCTAGCAGGGCCGTTTACATCACAGCCAGTTGAAGCCCCTTGAAATGACCCTGTGGACTAAAGCTGGCTGCTTGGGGTTAACTTTACCAGGATACACAGCTTTTATAAACTAAACAGAACAAGACACTTAAGACTCAAACGTGTCTGAAGGTTCGAGAAGTAGGCAGGGAGAATTTCATCAGTGGGGTGGACAGGATTTAGAGGGGTAGTTCACTCACCTTGGATGCGTTGATGGCACGGAGAGCCTCGCCCATCTTGTTCCAGTATATCCAGTCGGATGAAGTGCCCTGGGCGAGGAACGTAGCTATTTGTCTCGCGGTGTTGCCACGCGCGCCCATCTGCAGGGCTGCCAACACTGACGCGATGCTCAGGGGCGACAGCACGGCGTTCTCATTGGCTGGAAGGTGCCTCCGGAGCGTCGTCGCTACAGTGGCGATCCCGGAGTCCACCTCGCCGGTGGCGCGTGGGGCCTTCGTTGTCACTGCCTTAGCTGCTGGCGTTGTAGGGGAGACTGGGGGTGTAGTAACAGCACTGGCGATAATAGTATTTAAAGGAGCGGTCGTCGTCGTGGTAGTTGCAGTCCCAGTTGTCGTCGCTGCCTTATTGCTGCCGATGCTGTTCCGCGAAGAAAACGGCGTCCACGGCGCCTTCGGCGGTGGAACTGTGGCAGCAGCGACAGGCGCGACCCCCGATCGCCCCTGGACGCCGACGGACGACCTGAAGTGGGCGTAGCCAACCACGTAGCCCTGGCACGACGACGCTGCCGCCAACAGCAGCGCAAGGGAAGCGGCGAGCATCATGTCTGTGGACATAACAAATCAGAAGCTCCTTAGATCCACTTGCTCAGCATTTAAGTTAACAAGTAACGTCTGGTGCGTAAAACAAAGGAGAGTTAATTACCACATACTCTAAACGTCCCAGTTCTATTTTTATCTTGGCGCTCGCCATCGTACTGGCGGAAGTAGTATTTTTGCTTCTTTACCTTTCATTTTCTATTCCAATGATTAAAGCTGTATCGAGTGACCCATTTATCAGACTTTTGCTTGAAGCAGATACCTTCATTCTGTTTTCgctgcccgctacggtcgcagattcgaatcctgcctcgggcatggctgtgtgtgatgtccttaggttagttaggtttcattagttctacgttctaggcgactgatgacctcagaagttaagtcgcatagtgctcagagccatttgaaccatttttttcgccgCCATGTGCTAGGTGAATGACCTTTTCCTATTCACCGAACCATGATGTAAATTTCTAGTCCGCATCACCCTCATCCCAACTCCAATACGCTACTCCacgcgggtgtaaaatgaatgtgcgcagcaGAAGATAACGAACGCTAAAATGATGGCCCTGTTTGATTATCCCCTGAAGTAGATCTTAGGATCTGCTAATGCTCTTTTTTTCACATAAAAGTTAcattctaaacataaatgaatgatgaaggcaactaatactactacatGATAAACGTTGCTGTCCAATATACCGGGGccgtccagtgtggccgagcggttctaggcgcttcagtctggaaccgcgcgaccgctacggtcacaggttccaatcctgtctcgggcatggatgtgtgtgatgtccttaggttagttaggtttaagtagttctaacttctaggggtctgatggcctcagaaattaagttccacagtgctcagagccatttgtaccaatatacagggtgatcaagaagtcggtataaatttcaaaacttaataaaccacggaataatgtagatagagaggtaaaaattgacacacatgcttggaatgacatggggttttattagaaacaaaacaaaGTTCGCaacatgtctgacagatggcggTGCACAGGAaaattgctaccgtgacgggtgagaggtacgccgatatgttacagaatcttatcatccccagcctggctgataaacacctgctggaacgtaagatgtttatgcaggatggcgccccaccccatattgctagacgtgtgaaagatctcttgcgcgcgtcgtttggtgatgatcgtgcgctcagccgccactttcgtcatgctcggcctcccaggtccccagacctcaatacctgcgattactggctttgtggttacctgaagtcgcaagtgtatcgtgatcgaccgacatctctagggatgctgaaagacaacatccgacgccaatgcctcaccataactccggacatgctttgcagtgctgttcacaacattattcctcgactacagctattgttgaggaatgagggtggaaatattgagcatttcctgtaaataacatcatctttgctttgtcttactttttatatgctaattatttctattctgatcagatgaagaacCATCTGacagacattttttgaacctttgtatttgtttttggttctaataaaacccaaagTCTTTCCaagtgtgtgtgtcaatttgtacctctctatctacattattccgtgatttattcagttttcaaatttatactgactttttgatcaccctgtatattatagattaaaatcaacctTTTGAGTACacttgtctatatttcctaactaaaattattaatcaattgctcaACTCTGCCCCTTCTTACGACTGCGCGAACTAATATCGATAACGCAAAATGACTGACACCTACGTACAAAACACTAGAAGCACTATTTTCAAAAATGATCTACAGTGGTATGgaatctcagtggaaataaactaacgtgatcacagctgtttagcttttataaccccaataagccgaagcaatctgcgatatcaccgtatgtactgcgtccggttcgTCGAAGTGATTGTTCTgatactcgtctgcgacgatggaagaactccggccacaaataaactctttcaaagacTACGACGGCAGAAGGGGGACCTCTGACTACTATACTCGAATACTGTCTTTTCCTCTCTGTGTTCTATAGACGAGAAacacgaactcccagccacaataacgttcagataacgtctcaacgtaagtataggcagaagaagtgctctcaattactgaacgctgcgtactaaATGACGACTTCgaacccagaggtgaagtccagaatcgtgtagtttctcaacagtacagtgcctaactcttCCAActgtaaactctcctgagagcgaaGACAAcaatccgtctgtaccaacaaagctgatactgaacggccgtcacacacgggcgctcacaacggaagaccccgtctctccaccgctggcttcccagcaaggctcggctccgcATCCTCGTAATTCCGAAACAGAATCATAttgccgaaaccacggaatattctccctctacagattcttccgaacgccgaccaaccgtatTATAGTCTTTAGTCGTCCAGTCCTGAAAGTTTGCGAGGAAGACCCTATGCtcttacaatggtacgcttctgagtaaaaatccttggaaataaaccAGCCTGCGTGGTTCCCGAGGTGCTGCtgcttcgttcctctcacct
This genomic stretch from Schistocerca cancellata isolate TAMUIC-IGC-003103 chromosome 2, iqSchCanc2.1, whole genome shotgun sequence harbors:
- the LOC126150100 gene encoding leukocyte elastase inhibitor-like; this translates as MMLAASLALLLAAASSCQGYVVGYAHFRSSVGVQGRSGVAPVAAATVPPPKAPWTPFSSRNSIGSNKAATTTGTATTTTTTAPLNTIIASAVTTPPVSPTTPAAKAVTTKAPRATGEVDSGIATVATTLRRHLPANENAVLSPLSIASVLAALQMGARGNTARQIATFLAQGTSSDWIYWNKMGEALRAINASKAVTASLANAVVLDKRVSLSPIYEQTVRNVLSSEVLAVDFAGHPTEATTIINQWVSDKTRSKIPRMLEQPLGADTVLAVASALYFNGAWNEQFKVNATRRARFTVSETEAFEVDMMFQESSALFAYDEVIGCQVLGLPYKDEDFALFLVLPDQPGVSGLSRLEQQLSPAALIQLLDSADWSELPFYVPRMKLEASFNLNDALVAAGVTDMFDASKADLSGILSPNRTAPLYVSDVVHRVVMDITESGTEAAAATVATASRSGSSYKFVVDRPFLFVLQHRRSGVPLFWGSVVRPTPRYPLSASH